The window TCACTACGAGCGGTGTCACTGGCGGCTACCGCATCGACGGCAATCTTATTTTGCAGGCGTCTACAACGAACAACTCGATTGGGGTCGGATATCTCGCTGGTAGAAATCTCTTGTCGACAGCACTTCGAAACACCGCACTCGGCGAAGGCGCGCTCCGGTATGCGACATCGAGCAATGACCACACCGCTATCGGTTTCGAAGCGCTCAAGGGTGCCTCAACAAATGGTTCAACAGGCAATGGCAACACAGCAATCGGAGCGTATTCTCTTAGTTTAAATACGACCGGCGCCCAAAATACGGCTACGGGCTACAACACTTTGTATGCAAATACGACGGGTGGAAATAATGCCGCGTATGGGTACAGTGTTCTTGGTTCCAATACAACCGCATCCGAAAACAGTGCATTCGGCTCCCAAGCCCTTGCTTTGAATACCACGGGAAGCGCCAACAACGCCTTCGGCGCGCTTGCCCTTGATGCCAATACTACAGGTCTCAATAACAGCGCGTTTGGGCGTTCGGCACTCGGCGCCAACACTACCGGCTCCTACAACGCCGCTTTTGGTGAGGCCGCACTTGCGGTAAATACCACCGGACTCTCGAATGTCGCCCTCGGTGCCTATGCTTCTCATTCAAATCTTTCCGCAACCAGCACAGTGGCTATTGGCTACTCGGCGGCAGGAGGAAACGGATCAAACTTTAGTGGCGCGCAAGGTTATACTATTGTCGGGTATCAAGCGGGACAAGTTATCCAAGCGAATTCCGACTACAACACCCTCTTCGGCTACCAATCTGGCTACGGTGTCACTACTGGTGCTCGGAATGTGCTGATCGGCCCATCTACTATTTCTGCTTCGCAAAACCAAGTTACCACCGGTTCCAACAACATTGCCATCGGCAACGACGTGGCCGTACCAACAGCTACCGCTTCCAACCAGCTTACGATTGGCAACTTGATCTACGGTACAGGATTGGATGGGACAGGAGCCACGTTGTCGAGCGGGAAGATCGGCATCGGCACCACTTCTCCCGCCGCCACTTTGTCGGTCGCTGGCTCCGCATACATCACTACAGGTCTTGGTGTCGGAATGGTAAACACCACAGCAGGGTCTCTGAAAGTCCTTGGTTCGGCGAGTTCCCCCGCCAACGATGCTACTACGGGAACCATGCTATCGCTCACGACAAATCTTTCGAATACGACATTCGGGGTACGACAAGGTTCTTCGGGTACAGGAATATCAGGCATTACTTATCCTGTGCAGTTGTTTGCAGGAGAAACAGCTACTGCGGGAGCCTTTGAGATATACGGTATCGGAAATTATCCAATGGTCTTTGGAACGAACGCGACTGAAAGAATGCGTATCTCTAATACTACTGGCTCCGTCGGCATCGGCACCACTTCTCCCGCCACCACACTCTCTGTCGCAGGCAACGGCTACTTTACCGGCGGAATCGGGGTGGGGAAGGTGAACACGACGGCGAACACGGTGGACATCATTCCAAGCGGGGCATACAGAATAAACGGTGTTGATGCATTGGTCGCTTCGACGACCTTCAGTTCGTACGGTGTTGGCTCCGGAGCGATTAGTACATACAAAACCACAATGACAGGTTCATATAATAACGCCTTCGGCGAGAGTTCCTTGTCGGCCGTGACTAGCGGTGGCAACAACAACGCATTCGGTCATCGTGCTCTGCAATTGAATACAACAGGAGCTGGTAACGTCGCTTTTGGAACGTATGCACTCCTCAACAATAGCACTGCCGCAAACAACAACGCTTTTGGGTACGGAGCCTTGCAGGCTAATACCACTGGTTCCCAAAACGTGGCGATTGGTGCAAGCGCCTTGAATATTGCCACCACTAGTCAGGATAACATTGCTATCGGATATGCGGCGATGGGTCAAGCTCAATCAGGGTCATCCAACAATGCTATCGGTAGTCTTGCGTTATATAGCAATATCAGTGGTGGTGGTAATAACGCTTTGGGTTCCTATGCATTAAATGCAAATACTATCGGTAACGATAACACCGCTGTAGGTTCTTTTGCCATGTATCTCAATAGTACTGGCAATCAAAATGTTGCCCTCGGTAGCAGTGCTATGTATCAGGTGCGTTCAGCTACCACATCGGTCGCCATCGGCTATCAATCTGGCTATGGAGCGAGTGGGGCGGCGTACACTTCTAACACTATGGTGGGGTACAAGACGGGGGTGGCATTGAGCACCGGTTCGAACAACCTGTTGCTTGGGTATCAGGCAGGTAATGAGTTGGTTACCGGTTCCAACAATATTATTATCGGCTATGACATTGACGCTACCTCTACTGATTCTGTCGGCGGGCTCAATATCGGTAACTTGATTTACGGTACAGGGAACGGAACGGGCTCGACTGTTGGGACGGGGAATATTGGTATCGGCACCACTTCTCCCGGCCAGAAGCTTTCGGTCGCTGGAGATATTTTGGGCAACAATTTCATTGGCAGCTACTTTACTGGTACCTCGGCGGCGACATCTTCTTTGGTTGGAGGTCTATCGGCAAATATTTTGAACATTTCTTCCACCACTGCCTCCTCAACATTTGCGAATGGACTCAATCTCACTGGTGGCTGCTTCGCGATCAATGGATCTTGTGTCGGCGGGTCTGGGGGCGTATCGCTTTCCGCTGCAAATACGTGGACCGCTCTTCAAACCTTCAGCGCCAACGCTTCCACCACCCAGATTGGTTCGACGGGTAGTGCGTACTTTGCGACAAGTGGGGGGAATGTTGGTATCGCCACGACCTCTCCAGGTTGGAAATTCAGCGTGGCAAGCTCGAGCTCGTACATTGTCGGCGCCCCAACCGGTGGTGGTGTTTCTGAGATAAACGTAGGCACCGGCAATTACACCGCGAATGGTGAGAATCATGCGGTCCGTATCTATGCGTACAAGGTGATAAACAGCCGCCGAGTATACTCGCAGACGTATGCGACTGCTTCTGTCACTGTTAATAGTGACCTGCATACCTACGACCTCCGATGGACGTGGAGCGCTCCAGCCAGCGGTGCCGACGGCTATCGTATTCTCAAGAGCGACACGGTGAACGGCTACACCTACAACTATTATACCGACGATGCCGCAAGTCCTTTCGATGAGACTGCTGGCGCCGGCAGCTGGGCTCTCGGCAACACTGTTCTGCCGTCGGCTTTGTTTGATGATCTCGCCATGATCGGCAAGGGTAATCTGCTGGTGGAAGGCGCAGTGGCGATCGGCACGACTACCCCGTGGGCAAAGCTTTCCGTCAACGGCTCGGTGGCGTTGCAAAATTTGAGCTTGAGCACCGGCACTCCGGTTGCTGTCTGTATCGACCCAACTACCTTTGAGATCACGGTGAACACTGGCGCACAGACCTGTTCCGTCTCCTCAAAGCGATTCAAGCACAACATTGAGACTCTCGAGAGCGGCCTCGCTCTGGTGAACAAGTTGCGACCGGTTTCGTTCGATCTCAACAGCAACAACCAGCCACGCATCGGCTTTATCGCGGAAGAAGTGGCGAAGGTCGAATCCCGACTCGTCTTCACGGAGGCAAACGGCAAGTCTCCTCGAGGTGTTCGTTATGAAGACATGACCGCCCTACTCGCCAAGGCCATCCAAGAACAGCAGGTGCAGATCGACCTGCTTCTGAAATTGGCCTCGACTACTGCTTCGTCGACGACTAGCGTTTCTACCGGCTCGGTTTCTGCCGTGGTCGACCAGGTGTTGGTCGCACTTCGTTCGGCGAGCGAATGGGTGGTGACCAAGATCACCGCGACCCTCGGCTCATTTGACCGTGTCGAGACTAATACCGCTTCGGTGAAGAATGGTATTGAGTTCAAGGATACCGCCACTGGCGACACCTATTGTGTCACGATCACTAATGGTGAATGGGACAAGCAAAAGGGCACTTGCGGCGCTCCTACCGGAAACGCATCGGCTGATACGGTCGCACCAGTGATCTCTATTAACGGCAACAACCCAGCCCAGGTCCAGAAGAATGCTTCATATCTCGACTTGGGTGCGATGGTCACGGACAACTTGGATAATAATCTTGGTATTACTGTGGCTGGCGATCAGATCGACACTACTTTGCCGGGGACCTATACCGTCACCTACTCAGCAGTCGATCGAGCGGGGAATCGCACTGAAGCTATCCGTACGGTCGAAGTGATCGATCCTGCTGCGGAACCGGCTCCTGCTCCGACTTCTACTCCAGCAGCAGCTGAACCGGCGGTTGAGCCGGTGGCTGAACCGGTCCCTGAGCCAACGCCCGCAGCAGTACCAGAACCTGCTCCTGCGCCGACATCAGAGCCAGTGTTGGAGCCAGCTCCGGCACCAGCCCCTGAACAAGCTCCCGCTCCCGTAGATGAGCCTGTTGTCGTGGAAGCTTCAGCTCCCACCACTGATCCGCAATGAACAGCCGTACTCCACCAAGGCTCTCAATAGAGTGGAGCCAGTAGGGTATACTATAGACATATAATACACACGCATCGACATGAATACACCAACAAAAATACGAGTCGCAATCAACGGTTTCGGCCGTATCGGCAGAGCCTTTTTGAAGGTGGCTTTTTCACCGGAACGCCTTGCTGACATCGAGATTGTGGCGATCAACGACCTTGGTGATATCAAGAACTTTGCCTACTTGCTCAAGTACGACACGGCGTATCGCGGCAGCGGATTGGATGTTCAGGTCGGTGTGGTGAGCGCGACTGGTTTGCATTCGCCGCTGGCGGGCCAGCCAGCACTATTTGTGAATGGTCGCGAGATCGCTTTTGTGAGCGAAAAAGATCCTGCGAAATTGCCTTGGGGCAAGCTCGGTGTGGATGTGGTGGTGGAGTGCACGGGACTTTTTACCAGCTTCGAGAAGGCGAAGGTGCATCTAGATGCGGGAGCGAAACGTGTGGTGATTTCGGCGCCGGCGAAGGATGAGGCTCCGGCAGCCGCGAGTGTTGCAAACGCTAGTGCCGGTGCCGCGAAAGTTGTTGGCGAGACGGTATTGATGGCGATGAACGAAGAGAAGCTCGCAGCCTGCCAGATCTCTTCGAACGCATCGTGTACTACGAATGCCGGCTCCCCTCTGTTGGCGATTTTGGACGAGGCGCTCGGTATTGAAAAAGCTCTGCTCAATACGGTGCATGGCTACACCGCCAGCCAGGCTTTGGTGGACGGGCCGAGCAAGAAAGATTTTCGGGAGGGGCGCGCCGCCGCGCAGAATATCGTGCCGTCTTCGACCGGCGCTGCTATCGCGGTGACCAAGATCATGACCCATTTGAAGGGGTTGTTTGATGGTGTCTCGATGCGTGTGCCGGTAGTGACCGGCTCTATCGTGGATGTGACATTTGTCTCCAGCCGATCGACCACCGCAGAAGAGGTGAACGGGTTTTTGAAAAAAGCCGCTGTCGACCCGCGCTGGAAGGGTATTTTTACTGTCACCGAAGAGCCGCTCGTGTCCAGCGATGTCATCGGCAACCCGCATGCCTCCATCGCTGATCTCGCTTTCACTCGCGTTGTGGGCGGCAATCTCGTGAAGGTTATGGCGTGGTATGACAACGAGATGGGGTACACCTATACCCTTGTTGATCATGTGGTGAAAGCGGGGAGGTTGGTGAAGTAGCAGGTCGTCAGAAGCATTTTATTTGTAATGATTCATTAGTTATGACAAAAGCGCTAAATAACTTTTTCCTATGGGTGTACGTGTTGTTATTCGTGGCTTCAGCCGGGTTTGCTGTAAATGTTATCTTTGTGAAGGGAACTTTTTTTGATGACTTTGTCGAATTGTTTTGTGGATTCTTTTTTATGTTAGCATTGTTTGCTTCGGCTTATCTGCATTACGGATTGCGCTCGGTGTCTGACAACACCAAACACAGAGTCTATCTTTTCATGACCTCCGTGTGCTTCATCTGGCTCCTTGGCCTAGTATTTCTTGGGTATTTAGGCGGTAGTGATCAGGGGCTATTTATTATGATGCAGCTTTTCTTTCTAATCCCTCTCTGGTTTCTTTCCGTCACTGTAGGCTCCTCTTTGTTGGCTAGGTCAAAAAAGGACGCCGCGCTTGCATCTCCCAGTCTTCATTGAAACTTTAATATTTCTTAGGCATTTCTTGAGCACTTCTTTGCGATTTCTCTATCGCATATTTTCTATAATAGGCGAATGCCTCAAAAAGATTTCGATAGGTGGAATGAGAAGAAAAAATACATCCACGGAAAAGAATACATCCCGTTTTTTCATGAGCGTGAGGTGTGGTGGTGCTCGCTTGGTTTGAATGTCGGATACGAACAGGATGGCGGCGAGGGTTTCGAGCGTCCAATGTTGGTCGTAAAGAAATTTAATAAGGACGTGTTTTGGGCACTGCCATTCACGACATCTCATAAGCAAAATCAGTATCACTTTCCAATATTTGGTGAAGAAGGATCCGTCATTATCCTTTCTCAGCTCCGATTGATGAGTTCTAAGCGATTGGAGCGGTATGTTTATAAAATGTCAGAAGAACATTTTAGGGAAGTAATTCTTCGTGTCCAACGATTCTTTCCAAGCCTGTAGGCTGATAAAATCGAAATCCCGCCACGTGGCGGGATTTCTCGGGGGCCCGACGGCCATTTGTAGAGTAATGATATCACCTGTGCGTTTGTTGTCAATCGTCATACTTTCTCCCTCCCACGAGGGTAAGGCCGAAGCCAACTATGCATAAAGTATACA of the Patescibacteria group bacterium genome contains:
- a CDS encoding glyceraldehyde 3-phosphate dehydrogenase NAD-binding domain-containing protein; this translates as MNTPTKIRVAINGFGRIGRAFLKVAFSPERLADIEIVAINDLGDIKNFAYLLKYDTAYRGSGLDVQVGVVSATGLHSPLAGQPALFVNGREIAFVSEKDPAKLPWGKLGVDVVVECTGLFTSFEKAKVHLDAGAKRVVISAPAKDEAPAAASVANASAGAAKVVGETVLMAMNEEKLAACQISSNASCTTNAGSPLLAILDEALGIEKALLNTVHGYTASQALVDGPSKKDFREGRAAAQNIVPSSTGAAIAVTKIMTHLKGLFDGVSMRVPVVTGSIVDVTFVSSRSTTAEEVNGFLKKAAVDPRWKGIFTVTEEPLVSSDVIGNPHASIADLAFTRVVGGNLVKVMAWYDNEMGYTYTLVDHVVKAGRLVK
- a CDS encoding type II toxin-antitoxin system PemK/MazF family toxin gives rise to the protein MPQKDFDRWNEKKKYIHGKEYIPFFHEREVWWCSLGLNVGYEQDGGEGFERPMLVVKKFNKDVFWALPFTTSHKQNQYHFPIFGEEGSVIILSQLRLMSSKRLERYVYKMSEEHFREVILRVQRFFPSL